AAATCCTCTTCCTATGAAAAATGAAATTATGGTGATACTCATAGATGTAAAAAAGATGATTAACTTTGATTTTGTGAGAATTTTAATACCTTTTGCACCAAAAGCGACTCCAAAGAAAAGGGCGTCAATGTTGAGAGAGAGAATTGCAACAAGCACCTGATATATGTTCATTTCTGAAATCTGTACACCCACCATTTTTTGGTCTTTATTATTATACGACCAAGCAAGTTATTTTGGTAATAGAGCAAAACGAAATTTTTTCTTTTCGCGTTATAATAAATATAGTAAAATTTTAGGTGTGTGATAAAAAATAAGCAAGAGGGGTTTAAAAGTAAACAATGGATGAGAGAGAACTGGTGGAGAGAGCAAAGAAGGATAAGAAATATTTTGGAATATTGTACGAAATGTATTTTGAAAAAATATATACTTACATATATTACCGAACATTTAATCATCCGATTACAGAGGATCTTACCAGTGAGACTTTTATGAAGGTATTAAAGTCGCTTGATAAATTTAAGTGGAAAGATGGAGGGTCTTTTTCGGCTTGGATATTCCGGATTGCTCAGAATGTAGTAAACGATTACTACAGATATAAAAAGGATTTTGTTGATATTGAGAAAATTTCAGATACTTCATGGTTTAAAAATCCTGAAGAAATACTTTTAGATAAAGTTGACAAAGATATAATTAAAATTGCATTGAAAAAGCTTACAAAAGACCAGCAGGAAGTTGTGATTTTGCGGTATGGCGCGAATATGAAATTTCACGAAATTGCAAAGGTTAAAAACAAATCGGATGTAGCTGTAAGGGCTCTCTTTTTCAGAGCAATGCATTCGCTCAAAGAAATGCTTTTAAAAGAGGTGCATGAAAGTGAATGATGAAAAACTTGACAGAATTTTTGAAGAGGCTTTTAAAGCAGAATATAGAAAAGAGTTTAAACAGGAACTGATGGATACGCTGCTAAAGGAGTATGATAAGAGGAAAAGAAAAAAGTTTTTTTTGAAAATTTCTACAATGATAGCAGCATGTATAGTTTTAGCTCTTGCTACTTTTGGAACTGTAAAATTTGATTTAATAGGACTTAATGTTAGGAATACATCTGTGGTAAAGACAGAAGTAGAAAAAGCGTTTCCAAAGCAAGAGGAAGTTACTGAGCAAAAGATAGAACAAAACAATAAGGATGTTAATGAAGATGATAGTAGTAGTCTTTATACATTACATGTGATTTTGAAAGATGATGAATCTTCTGAGAAAAAAGAGAAACAAGATTTACAAAAAAACCAGAACTCAAGTAATAATATTAGTGAAAGTCAGGAAAATTTTGATATACTGTCCAAATCTGATTTCCCGAAATACAAAGAAAAAGTTTCAAAGGAAGTGAGTAAAGCAGGGAGCGATAATTCCAACTACAATGAAGATGTAACAAGCAGAACAGCATCAGTTGGAAACAATTCTTTACCGAGTTTTTCAACAAGAGAGGTTATTAAAGATGAAGAAAATGAGAAAGTTCAAGGAAATATAAAATCTACTTCTGAGCAGACAGAGAAAAATACTCTGGCTGTTAGTATGATTGAATTGGAAAAAAAACAGGCCGTTAAAGTAAATAGAGATTTTCCAGAGAAAATACAAAAAGAAAGTGTTTTTAAGAATGTTTATATTTTAAAAGAAGAAAAGATGAAAATTGACAAAAAAAGCATATTAGATATTCTGGTGAGAATTGTTTCAACAGAGGTGTATGCAAAAAAATATTTTTCTTCAAATGATTTTGCTGAGGTCCATGTTCAGGTATATGATGAATATTTTGATTTTGAAGTTGTGAGAAATAGTATTCAGGGTTCTTCTTATCAATTACCAGAAGAAAAAGAGAGTATATTGGAGAGTGTTTATGCTAAGACTGAATTAGTTTTAAAAGAAATAGGTATCAAAGATTACATGATTTCAGCAGTTCCAACAAAAAATGGTTACAAGGCAGAGATTAGTCTTTGCTTTGATAATTATAAAGTATATGGCTTAGATGGTTATATAGAGTATTCAAAAAAGGCAGACATAGTTAGGGGAAAAATTTATATCAAAATTTTTTCAAAATTAAAGACAATTAGAATAATGGATGAAAAAACAGCTGCAAAAGAATTTGAAAAAAAATATAATTTCAAAAATGTAAAACCTTCTGATATTTGTGTTGTGTATAAAAAAACACAAGACATCTATTTTCCTACATATGTTTACATTCATGAAAACAAAATATACTGGTTGGAAAAGTAAAGTTTAAAATGGTATAATAAAATATACAAAAATGTTTACGGAGGTTTTTATTATGAACCTTGATTTAAAAGAGAGAGTATCTGAAAATGGTGTTGTAATTGAACTTAAAGGAGAACTTGACATATTTTCTTCTCCAACCCTGAAAGACAAGCTTTATTCATTGATTGATACATCATCAAGCGACGTTATTATTGATATGAACGATGTTAGTTATATAGATTCAACCGGGCTCGGTGTATTTGTAGGTGCTCTGAAAAAATCCAAACAAAAAGGTACAAACATTGTTCTTAAGAACTTGAAACCCAACGTGAAGAAGGTTTTTACTATCACCGGACTTGACAAGGTGTTCAGAATCGAATGAGGGGGCAATAGTAAAATATGGACCAAATTATGTTAACAATTCCGCCAAAAGCTGAATATATTATGGTAGTAAGATTAACACTATCTGGGATAGCTGCGCGTGCAGGCTTTGATTTTGAGACAATAGAAGATTTAAAAATGGCAATATCGGAGGTTTTTAACCTTTTTGAAATAGAAAAGTTAAAAAGAGAAGTTTTTTTAGAATTTAATGTTACAGATGCATATTTAGACATAAAAATATTTGTTCCTGACGGTGAAATGGTTGATAATGAGTTTGCAAAAATGATCCTTCAAACACTTATTGACGAAGCTGAATTTGAAAGGACTGAAGAAGGTCATAGAGTAAAAATAAAGAAATTTCACCGAGGGGTTTGATTTTATGGTTGATGAAAAAAAAGTATTGGCAATAGATGATGAGAATATAGATAAACTTTTCGAAGAGTATCAAAAGACAAAAGATGTTAAGCTCAGAAATGAACTTGTGAACAGGCACCTTTATATAGCTGAGATTATAGCAAAAAAGTTTGTCAACAGAGGAATAGACTATGATGACCTTTACCAGGTTGCATGCGTTGCACTAATAAATGCTGTGGAGAGGTTTGAACCTAACAAAGGTTATAAATTTACAAGTTTTGCAACTCCAACTATAATGGGAGAGATAAAAAGATATTTCAGAGATAGAGCTTCAATCATCAGACTTCCAAGGAGAATCTACGAAACCTCTGCCAAGATAAAACTTGCAACAGAGGTGCTTTCTACAAAATTAAAAAGACCGCCGAAGGTAGAAGAGATTGCTCAGCATCTTAACATGAGCACAGAAGAAGTCTTGGAGGTAATGGAAGCATCAAATAGTTATCTTCCTCAGTCTTTGGACCAGACCATGTATGAGGATGAAGAGATGACGCTTGGAGATGTTCTTGGCAAGAGCGATGAGAGCATCTTACAGGTAGAAAATGTTGAAGCTGTAAAGAAGGCAATTGAAAGACTTTCACCTTTTGAGAGAGAGTTTCTTCAAAAGCGGTTTTTTGAAGAAAAGACTCAAAAGGAAATTGCAGAGGAGATGAACGTTTCACAGATGTACATTTCACGGCTTGAAAAAAAGGTGTTAAAGAAATTGAAGGATTTCATTGAAGAGAAAAAAGAGGAATAAAAAAACATACAAGACTGCCGTGGAGGACAAAACCCAATTTTTTCTGCGCGGCAGTCTTTTTTATCTTCCTTTTTCTAAACATTTTCCAAAAAACGTGATATAATACCTTATATAAATGCTGTGAAGAAATACAAATATTGAACAAAGGAGAGAACAGCAATGTTAAAAAGATGGGGTAAGAGACTTTTTGCTTTTCTAACCTTACTGGGTTTTCTGTTAAGCTTTTTGATAAATACTTCATTTTCTCAAAACCTTTCTTACTATCAGCAGGCAGCACAGGTTTTAAAGCAAAAAGGAATAATGACAGGTGACACAAAAGGAAATTTGAATCTTGACAAACCTCTCAAACGTTCAGAGATTTCTAAAATGATTATCATGCTGCTTGGCAAAAAGCCTTTAGCAGATTTTTATGCAAATCAAAAAAGGTCTTCTTTTAAAGATATTAAGGCAGATTATTGGGGTCTTGGATACATAGAAGCTGCAAAAACAATAGGATTGATTGCAGGTTATCCAGATGGAACTTTTAGACCAGAACAATATCTGAAGGTTGAAGAATTAACTGCGATAGTTGTTAGGGCTCTTGGTATAAAGGAATCAGAGCTCAAAGGCAAGTGGCCACTGAACTATATCCAGAAAGCATATTCGATGAACATTTTTTATGGGATAGAATCCGAAATTGAGATAGGAAAGCTTGTCACAAGAGGCCAGACAGCAGCTATACTTTACAATGCGTTTTTAAACGAAAGCTTAAAAGCTACAAAGCCTGTCGGTATTGAAATAATTGACCTGCAAACTTTAAAGGTGACATTTGATAAGGAACTTTCTTCAATTGTTAAATCTGACTTTTCGTTTGATGGAGGACTTTCTGTTTTGGATGCAAAGTTTGCAGACTCAAGCAAAAAGGTTGTTGAGATAAAAACATCTGCTCAGCAAGAAGGGAAAGAATACACGCTTTTTTACAAAGGGCAAGCTACAACTTTGAAATTTAAGGCAAAAACAATACCTTTTTCACTTGCAGAGGATATAAAAATTGAAAGTTTAAAGAAGGTGGATTTGAAGTTTACAAAACCGATTTCAAAGAGCCAGCAGGATAATCTGCCGATAAAAATCTATGTCAATGGCAAAGAAGTTACTGATGTGCAAAAGATTATTTCAGACTATTTTAAAACTGTAAGTATAATCTTTCAAGATAAATTAAATCAAACTGATAAACTGATGATTGAGATTTCAAACCTTTTTTCAGAGACAGGACAAAGTTTCAGCCTTAAAAAAGAACTAACAGTGATTGATGGTACTTTGCCAAAAGTTGTAGATTTTAAGGTTATCAACAGTAAAAAATTTAAAGTAATTTTTTCAGAACCTGTAAATATTGATTCTGCAAATGCTTACAAAATATGCGATTTATCTTCAGTTGGAGCATATATAAGAATTGATTCAAATTATGCGTATGCGAAAGTTATCCCAAAACATCAAGAGAATGCTGTTGATATTGAACTTTTATCTCCTCTTTCTGATGGGAATCATACAATTGAAATAACAGAAGCAAAAGACTTTGCAGGATATAAAATTCCTGATTTTAAAACCACATTTACAACAGTGCTTGAAAAAAATCCACCAAAACTTATGTCTGTAGAGCTTGTTTCAAACAATCGAATTAGACTTATGTTTGACGAGGAAATAAAAAGCTTGGACGGTTTGATACCAACCGGTGAATATGAGGTTTATCAGGCCCAGGATAGTACCAACCACGCAATTGGGGCAAAAATAACACTTCTTCCGGATGAAAAAACAGTTGACATTCAGTTAAAGCCACAGTTAAAACTTGACAGCAGGGCGCTTGTTTCTTTTGAAGTACGGTTCCGCTACGTTGAAGACCTTCTGGGCAACAGGATATCAGATTGGGTATCAGTTGTAAGCAAAGCACAGGATGATACTACAAAACCAGCGGTAAAAAGCATTGAAGTATTGGATGGGAATATAATTAAAGTAACATTTACCGAAAATGTAGATGCAAATGGTAAGGTCCAAAGTTTTTCTTTACTTTCAGAAGGTAGCACACAAATAATAGAATCTCAGGCGAAAAGTGTAAAGCAATTAAAAGAAGAAGATAATTCTGTGTTTACGGTTGAGTTTTTGGCACTTGCCTCAATAAATGGTGGAAAGTATAGTTTGAAGATTTCAGGTATTTGTGATACGTCTGTAAGAGAAAATGTTATGGACACCAGTATTTATTCAATAGATGCACAAGACACGCTTGCACCAACTATCACTGCTGCAATTGCCAGGTATGATTCTTCTTCAGATGTGGACAAAATAGATATATTTTTCTCAGAACCTATGGATATTGAAAAACTGAAGAATTTGAGCAGTTATTTTGTAGGAGCGTCGAGCGCAACAATTCCTCTTTCTAGTGTTAAAGGAGCGAAAATTGATTATATATCTCCAAACGGTGATAGAGTTACTCTTTTAATTCCCGGGGCCGACGATACAACACCTGGTAAGTGGAGTCAATCTGGAGGTGTAGTAGATAAATTAGCAGCTCCTACTCTTACTGACAAGGCGGGCAATTTTATAGCAAATGCTACAATTGCAATGCCGGTTTCTGTGTCGGCAAACTTTAGAGGAATATCTGCACAAGATATAGAGGTTGTGGCACTGGATAAAAATACAATTGAGATAAGAGCTTTAAATGGGTACATCTTTTGGTCATTTGACCCTGCAGCAATAATGTTCAGAAATGCATATTCAACGTCAAGTTTAAATGGGAATCCTGACAATGACAAAATAGTCAGTCTTGGAATTATAAATTATACAATTTCTCAGGACAAGAAGGTAGTTACTTTAAAGACCTCAGTTTCTTTAACGTCAAGTGCTATGGCTGATACAAATGATTCCGGACAGGATGTAGAACCACTGAAAATATTTACGGTAAATTCGAATATAAAAGACCAATTTGAACAGAGCCTTGTAATTTCACCCACGCTTGATATAAGTTTTTATCCTTCAATATTGTTAAAGGACAAGATTTCTCCACAGCAGACCGGTGTTTCGGTTGGAAGTGGTAATCAGTCAGACACAATAGCTATTACATTCGATGAGCCAGTTTTTGCTCTGTCGGGTATAAATAACACAGTGCTGGCTGCAGGAATTGAGCTAAAGGTTGGAAATATTACTTTGATTCCTGACGTTGATTATACAGCTTATATTCAAAACGGCATACTTTATGTCAAGATAAAAAAACCGGGTATTGTAGATAGCAAGGTAAGTGTAGAGATAAAAAGACCAGATTTAATAGTAGATAGTAATGGGAATCCAGCTTCTGTATTGAAAGCTCAAACTGTTGACCATGTGACAGAGAGAACTTCACCTGATGTTATAGCAGAATTTTCTTTGACAGATACAAGAAAAGTCAAGCTCACATTTTCTGAACCTATGGATGCTTCAACACTAATTGCTCAAAACTTCTCATGTGTTGCAGGAGGCAGTATTGTAAGCTTTGTAAAGTCTTCTGATAACAGAGTTGTTGAAATTACATTCACAAACCCGCTTCCGTCAGGAAGCATTGTAAATATATCACCAAATGTAAAGGACTTGGCAGGAAATTCGGTGTCAGTCCAAGCGGTGAGAAAATAAGGTGAAAATGTGGTGTAAAATAATTGCGATATTTTATTAATGTTGATTGAAGTTACTATTGTGAGTATTTAAAAAAGTGATATAATAACATTAAAGAATTAAATAAAAGAATCTCTGGATGATATAATGAAGACAGTTTGTTTAAAAAGAGGCTGTGGTTTGAGTTTTTGAACAGCAGCCTCTTAAATTTTTTAATACTTCTATAAAAAGGGGAGATTGTAATATGCTTCTCAAAAAAACCTTCAAATTTGATGCGGCGCATAATCTCACAAAGTACAATGGAAAATGTGAAAACCTTCACGGGCACACATACAAGCTTGTTGTGACAGTGGAAGGAAAACCTGATAACCAGGACATGGTGATAGACTTTGTGCTTTTAAAGAAGATTGTACAGAATGAGGTGATTGACATCTTAGACCATGCATATATAAACGACATAATAGAAAATCCTACTGCTGAGAACATCGCAAAATGGATATGGGGAAAACTCAGCAAAAAAATAGAAGAACAAGGCTGCAGACTTTATGAAATTGAAGTGTGGGAGACAGAGGACAGTAGCGTCATATACAGGGGTGAAGATGAATGATTGATGTTCAGAGCCAGAAAGACCAGAGAGGGATTTCCATCCAGAAGGTAGGGATAAAAGACCTAAATTGGCCAATTGTTGTAATGGATAGAGAAAACAAAACTCAGATAACAATTGCAAAAATCACCGCTGCAGCAGAGCTAAAAGGGGATATCAGAGGCACGCATATGTCCAGGTTTATAGAAGCTATAGATGAGCTGAAAGTTGTGGGACCTAAGGAGATAGAAAGGCTTTTGGATAGAATAAAAGAAAAGCTGAATTCAGAGAAAGCCTATATAAGGTTTGATTTTCCTTACTTTATCAACAAAAGAACAC
The DNA window shown above is from Caldicellulosiruptor owensensis OL and carries:
- a CDS encoding sigma-70 family RNA polymerase sigma factor produces the protein MDERELVERAKKDKKYFGILYEMYFEKIYTYIYYRTFNHPITEDLTSETFMKVLKSLDKFKWKDGGSFSAWIFRIAQNVVNDYYRYKKDFVDIEKISDTSWFKNPEEILLDKVDKDIIKIALKKLTKDQQEVVILRYGANMKFHEIAKVKNKSDVAVRALFFRAMHSLKEMLLKEVHESE
- a CDS encoding V-type ATP synthase subunit I domain-containing protein, which produces MKVNDEKLDRIFEEAFKAEYRKEFKQELMDTLLKEYDKRKRKKFFLKISTMIAACIVLALATFGTVKFDLIGLNVRNTSVVKTEVEKAFPKQEEVTEQKIEQNNKDVNEDDSSSLYTLHVILKDDESSEKKEKQDLQKNQNSSNNISESQENFDILSKSDFPKYKEKVSKEVSKAGSDNSNYNEDVTSRTASVGNNSLPSFSTREVIKDEENEKVQGNIKSTSEQTEKNTLAVSMIELEKKQAVKVNRDFPEKIQKESVFKNVYILKEEKMKIDKKSILDILVRIVSTEVYAKKYFSSNDFAEVHVQVYDEYFDFEVVRNSIQGSSYQLPEEKESILESVYAKTELVLKEIGIKDYMISAVPTKNGYKAEISLCFDNYKVYGLDGYIEYSKKADIVRGKIYIKIFSKLKTIRIMDEKTAAKEFEKKYNFKNVKPSDICVVYKKTQDIYFPTYVYIHENKIYWLEK
- a CDS encoding STAS domain-containing protein, whose product is MNLDLKERVSENGVVIELKGELDIFSSPTLKDKLYSLIDTSSSDVIIDMNDVSYIDSTGLGVFVGALKKSKQKGTNIVLKNLKPNVKKVFTITGLDKVFRIE
- a CDS encoding ATP-binding protein, translating into MDQIMLTIPPKAEYIMVVRLTLSGIAARAGFDFETIEDLKMAISEVFNLFEIEKLKREVFLEFNVTDAYLDIKIFVPDGEMVDNEFAKMILQTLIDEAEFERTEEGHRVKIKKFHRGV
- a CDS encoding SigB/SigF/SigG family RNA polymerase sigma factor, coding for MVDEKKVLAIDDENIDKLFEEYQKTKDVKLRNELVNRHLYIAEIIAKKFVNRGIDYDDLYQVACVALINAVERFEPNKGYKFTSFATPTIMGEIKRYFRDRASIIRLPRRIYETSAKIKLATEVLSTKLKRPPKVEEIAQHLNMSTEEVLEVMEASNSYLPQSLDQTMYEDEEMTLGDVLGKSDESILQVENVEAVKKAIERLSPFEREFLQKRFFEEKTQKEIAEEMNVSQMYISRLEKKVLKKLKDFIEEKKEE
- a CDS encoding Ig-like domain-containing protein, giving the protein MLKRWGKRLFAFLTLLGFLLSFLINTSFSQNLSYYQQAAQVLKQKGIMTGDTKGNLNLDKPLKRSEISKMIIMLLGKKPLADFYANQKRSSFKDIKADYWGLGYIEAAKTIGLIAGYPDGTFRPEQYLKVEELTAIVVRALGIKESELKGKWPLNYIQKAYSMNIFYGIESEIEIGKLVTRGQTAAILYNAFLNESLKATKPVGIEIIDLQTLKVTFDKELSSIVKSDFSFDGGLSVLDAKFADSSKKVVEIKTSAQQEGKEYTLFYKGQATTLKFKAKTIPFSLAEDIKIESLKKVDLKFTKPISKSQQDNLPIKIYVNGKEVTDVQKIISDYFKTVSIIFQDKLNQTDKLMIEISNLFSETGQSFSLKKELTVIDGTLPKVVDFKVINSKKFKVIFSEPVNIDSANAYKICDLSSVGAYIRIDSNYAYAKVIPKHQENAVDIELLSPLSDGNHTIEITEAKDFAGYKIPDFKTTFTTVLEKNPPKLMSVELVSNNRIRLMFDEEIKSLDGLIPTGEYEVYQAQDSTNHAIGAKITLLPDEKTVDIQLKPQLKLDSRALVSFEVRFRYVEDLLGNRISDWVSVVSKAQDDTTKPAVKSIEVLDGNIIKVTFTENVDANGKVQSFSLLSEGSTQIIESQAKSVKQLKEEDNSVFTVEFLALASINGGKYSLKISGICDTSVRENVMDTSIYSIDAQDTLAPTITAAIARYDSSSDVDKIDIFFSEPMDIEKLKNLSSYFVGASSATIPLSSVKGAKIDYISPNGDRVTLLIPGADDTTPGKWSQSGGVVDKLAAPTLTDKAGNFIANATIAMPVSVSANFRGISAQDIEVVALDKNTIEIRALNGYIFWSFDPAAIMFRNAYSTSSLNGNPDNDKIVSLGIINYTISQDKKVVTLKTSVSLTSSAMADTNDSGQDVEPLKIFTVNSNIKDQFEQSLVISPTLDISFYPSILLKDKISPQQTGVSVGSGNQSDTIAITFDEPVFALSGINNTVLAAGIELKVGNITLIPDVDYTAYIQNGILYVKIKKPGIVDSKVSVEIKRPDLIVDSNGNPASVLKAQTVDHVTERTSPDVIAEFSLTDTRKVKLTFSEPMDASTLIAQNFSCVAGGSIVSFVKSSDNRVVEITFTNPLPSGSIVNISPNVKDLAGNSVSVQAVRK
- the queD gene encoding 6-carboxytetrahydropterin synthase QueD, with translation MLLKKTFKFDAAHNLTKYNGKCENLHGHTYKLVVTVEGKPDNQDMVIDFVLLKKIVQNEVIDILDHAYINDIIENPTAENIAKWIWGKLSKKIEEQGCRLYEIEVWETEDSSVIYRGEDE